In one Micromonospora polyrhachis genomic region, the following are encoded:
- a CDS encoding helix-turn-helix domain-containing protein: MAISPMLEHFAEELKVARAAAGISQAQLAELLNYSPATIAKIETGERRPSADFAHRCDTVLNTNGLFARIQRQLSREVLVAWFREWAGIEAEASALRGFEPLYVPGLLQTEAYMRAILTGPGLLSAAEVEQQVATRLTRQEVLAGDRPPLLTVVVDEFVLRRRIGGPEVMREQLLQLAKVGESMPRVRIHVVPLSVGPYAGLDGPFVIATPPTGEDIVYVEGQLHAKIFDRPEDLKAAVQLWESIRGEALSHQQSLKLILEVAETWT; encoded by the coding sequence GTGGCGATCTCGCCCATGCTCGAACACTTTGCGGAAGAGTTGAAGGTCGCCCGCGCGGCGGCGGGCATTTCCCAGGCGCAACTCGCCGAATTGCTCAACTATTCACCGGCCACCATCGCGAAGATCGAAACGGGGGAGCGTCGACCGAGTGCCGACTTCGCTCACCGATGCGACACGGTGCTCAACACGAACGGCCTCTTCGCCCGTATCCAGCGGCAGCTCAGCCGGGAAGTCCTGGTGGCCTGGTTCCGTGAGTGGGCCGGCATCGAAGCGGAGGCGAGCGCGCTACGCGGCTTCGAGCCGCTCTACGTGCCGGGTCTGTTGCAGACCGAGGCGTACATGCGGGCGATTCTGACCGGTCCCGGGCTGCTCTCCGCAGCGGAGGTCGAGCAGCAGGTGGCGACCCGGCTGACCCGGCAGGAGGTCCTCGCCGGCGATAGGCCGCCACTGCTCACCGTGGTCGTCGACGAGTTCGTGCTCCGGCGGCGGATCGGCGGCCCGGAGGTGATGCGTGAGCAGTTGCTCCAGTTGGCCAAGGTGGGCGAGTCGATGCCTCGGGTGCGGATCCACGTCGTACCGCTCTCGGTTGGCCCCTACGCCGGCCTCGATGGTCCGTTCGTGATCGCCACGCCGCCGACCGGAGAGGACATCGTCTATGTGGAGGGTCAGCTCCACGCCAAGATCTTCGACCGCCCGGAGGACCTGAAGGCGGCGGTCCAGTTGTGGGAATCTATCCGGGGTGAGGCGTTGTCCCACCAGCAGTCCCTCAAGCTGATATTGGAAGTGGCGGAGACATGGACCTGA
- a CDS encoding dienelactone hydrolase family protein yields MTHIALFHSVYGLRPAVLAAADRLRAAGHQVVTPDLYDGQVATTVDEGFALSERIGWPMIMQRARESVRDLPAGTVLAGLSMGTGVVSGLLAERRETTGLLLLHGTGGELMPLRAGLPVQLHIAQPDEYFSEADVTTWRTATAEAGAAVEVFTYPGVRHLFTDPEAADPKTADPEAADPKTADPGTAVLDEVAAARLWQRSLEFLDRI; encoded by the coding sequence GTGACCCATATTGCACTGTTCCACTCCGTGTACGGGCTGCGCCCCGCCGTACTGGCCGCCGCCGATCGGTTGCGCGCAGCCGGGCACCAGGTCGTCACCCCCGACCTGTACGACGGACAGGTGGCAACCACCGTCGACGAGGGGTTCGCGCTCAGCGAGCGGATCGGCTGGCCGATGATCATGCAGCGGGCGCGGGAGTCGGTGCGGGACCTACCCGCCGGCACCGTTCTGGCCGGCCTTTCCATGGGTACGGGTGTGGTCAGCGGCCTACTTGCCGAGCGTCGGGAGACCACCGGGCTGTTGTTGCTGCACGGCACTGGTGGCGAACTGATGCCGCTGCGTGCCGGACTGCCAGTGCAACTGCACATCGCCCAGCCCGACGAGTATTTCAGCGAGGCCGACGTCACCACCTGGCGGACGGCCACGGCCGAGGCAGGTGCGGCCGTCGAGGTCTTCACCTATCCCGGGGTGAGGCATCTCTTCACCGACCCGGAAGCCGCAGATCCGAAAACTGCAGACCCGGAAGCCGCAGATCCGAAAACCGCAGATCCGGGTACGGCTGTCCTTGACGAGGTGGCCGCCGCCCGCCTCTGGCAACGCAGCCTGGAGTTTCTCGATCGTATTTGA
- a CDS encoding SDR family NAD(P)-dependent oxidoreductase, producing the protein MRTLVITGGTDGIGRALALHHLRQGDRVIAIGTSPAKGQSLRAEAARLGAGDRCSFVAADLSSTTGTRALAQQLREQHPVIDVLVLGAFRYQMTRQETGEGIERTFALYVLSRFLLVEGLREALERAPRPVIVNLCGTGGIKAGVLHWDDLQQREGYRAFAATMQGARANDLLGVAFAAEHPDSRIRYVLYNPMFVNTGLADPFRQPLRGVVKVLAKLFGTPVTRAIRPITELIGSPPEAVLSGYRVRRRVDVAGPAFDPTDAHRLVAELRELSKQGTRRE; encoded by the coding sequence GTGCGAACCCTGGTCATCACCGGTGGGACCGACGGCATCGGCAGGGCCCTCGCCCTGCACCATCTCCGCCAGGGCGATCGTGTTATCGCCATCGGCACCAGTCCGGCCAAGGGACAGTCGCTCCGCGCCGAGGCCGCCCGTCTCGGCGCGGGTGACCGCTGCTCGTTCGTCGCAGCGGATCTCAGCTCGACGACAGGCACACGCGCGCTTGCGCAACAGTTGCGCGAGCAGCATCCGGTCATCGATGTCCTGGTGCTCGGTGCTTTCCGCTACCAGATGACGCGACAGGAGACCGGGGAGGGGATCGAGCGCACCTTCGCGCTCTACGTACTGAGCCGGTTCCTGCTGGTCGAGGGGCTGCGCGAGGCGTTGGAACGGGCACCACGCCCCGTCATCGTGAACCTGTGCGGTACCGGCGGGATCAAGGCCGGGGTATTGCACTGGGATGATCTTCAGCAACGCGAGGGTTACCGCGCCTTCGCCGCCACCATGCAGGGTGCGCGCGCCAACGACCTGCTCGGGGTCGCGTTCGCCGCTGAACATCCGGACAGCCGGATCCGGTACGTCCTGTACAACCCGATGTTCGTCAACACTGGACTCGCCGACCCGTTCCGGCAGCCATTGCGAGGTGTGGTGAAGGTGCTCGCGAAGCTCTTCGGCACTCCGGTCACGCGGGCGATTCGACCGATCACGGAGCTGATCGGTTCGCCGCCGGAGGCTGTGCTGTCCGGGTACCGGGTCCGTCGCCGGGTCGATGTCGCCGGTCCGGCGTTCGATCCGACCGACGCGCACCGACTGGTGGCTGAGTTGCGGGAGTTGTCCAAGCAGGGAACACGCAGGGAATAG
- a CDS encoding winged helix-turn-helix transcriptional regulator, whose translation MSPVIPVPVTVLERTSCAATDVLHRIGDKWSLLIMAVLAERPYGFNELDRTVHGLSRRILIRTLRTLTRDGLVSRTEHDGVAARVDYALTDLGRSLLPLVIAVGRWAESHDGEIQAARAHHDATFRGR comes from the coding sequence ATGTCCCCGGTCATCCCGGTACCGGTCACGGTGCTGGAGCGCACCTCGTGTGCGGCGACGGACGTGCTGCATCGCATCGGTGACAAGTGGAGCCTGCTGATAATGGCGGTGCTGGCCGAACGGCCGTACGGCTTCAACGAGCTGGACCGTACGGTGCATGGCCTGAGCCGTCGTATCCTCATTCGCACGTTACGGACGCTGACCCGGGATGGGCTGGTGAGCCGTACCGAACACGACGGTGTGGCAGCGCGGGTCGACTACGCGTTGACCGACCTCGGCCGGTCGCTGCTACCGCTGGTGATCGCGGTGGGCAGATGGGCCGAGTCACACGACGGTGAGATCCAAGCTGCCCGCGCCCACCACGACGCCACCTTTCGGGGCCGCTGA
- a CDS encoding MarR family winged helix-turn-helix transcriptional regulator: MTSDDRAPDEVIERALVRIRRHQQSRHLQHRAAQGDPAAASVATATRFRYLDALDGTSDGLAISEVAEAIGVDRPRSSRLTSELVEDGLVQRDTVPGDSRYARIRLTPRGKQLVDDIHETRRRTVTDALSEFTAEEARTFAVLLERFVDAWPTA, translated from the coding sequence ATGACGTCGGATGATCGTGCGCCAGACGAGGTGATCGAGCGGGCGTTGGTACGCATCAGGCGCCACCAGCAGTCCCGCCACCTGCAACACCGCGCTGCCCAAGGCGATCCTGCGGCGGCCTCGGTCGCGACCGCGACGCGGTTCCGCTACCTCGACGCCCTCGACGGCACGAGCGACGGCCTCGCCATCTCCGAGGTCGCCGAGGCGATCGGCGTCGACCGGCCCCGCTCCAGCCGGCTGACCAGCGAACTGGTCGAGGACGGCCTGGTGCAGCGCGACACCGTTCCGGGCGACTCCCGCTACGCGCGCATCCGGCTGACGCCACGGGGCAAGCAACTGGTGGACGACATCCACGAGACCCGCCGCCGCACTGTCACCGACGCACTCTCGGAATTCACCGCCGAGGAAGCGCGTACCTTCGCAGTGCTCCTCGAACGCTTCGTGGACGCCTGGCCTACGGCGTAG
- a CDS encoding serine hydroxymethyltransferase: MHVPPIPSLATEDPQLAALIEGEAQRQHDKLRMIASENYVSTAVLEASGTVLTNKYSEGYAGKRYYEGQQFVDQIETLAIERAKAVFGVDHANVQPYSGSPANLAVYLAFLSPGDKVMGMALPMGGHLTHGWSVSATGKWFTSVRYNVSKETGRIDLDEVRDIAHREQPKVIFCGGTAVPRTIDFPGFAEIAREVGAVLVADIAHIAGLIAGGAHPSPVGYADVITTTTHKTLRGPRGAMIMTTAEHAAAIDKAVFPGLQGGPHNHTTAGIAVALKEAGTDDFRAYAHQVVANAKALAAALTERGFALSSGGTDNHLILADLTPKEIGGKPAAQALDRAGIELNYNTVPYDTRKPFDPSGIRLGTAALTTRGLTEEQMPQVAAWMDEAITAAGKNDEATLERIAGEVRDLLASYPMPGFAR; this comes from the coding sequence GTGCACGTACCACCGATCCCCAGCCTCGCCACCGAGGACCCGCAGCTCGCCGCCCTGATCGAGGGGGAGGCACAGCGCCAGCACGACAAGCTCCGAATGATCGCCTCGGAGAACTACGTCTCCACCGCCGTGCTGGAAGCCAGTGGCACGGTGTTGACCAACAAGTACTCCGAGGGGTACGCCGGCAAGCGCTACTACGAGGGTCAGCAGTTCGTCGACCAGATCGAGACGCTGGCCATCGAGCGCGCCAAGGCCGTCTTCGGTGTCGACCACGCCAACGTGCAGCCGTACTCCGGCTCGCCGGCCAACCTCGCCGTCTACCTGGCCTTCCTCTCCCCCGGTGACAAGGTGATGGGGATGGCGCTGCCGATGGGCGGCCACCTCACCCACGGTTGGTCGGTCTCGGCCACCGGCAAGTGGTTCACCTCGGTCCGCTACAACGTCTCAAAGGAGACCGGCCGGATCGACCTCGACGAGGTACGTGACATCGCCCACCGCGAGCAGCCAAAGGTGATCTTCTGCGGCGGCACTGCGGTGCCCCGGACCATCGATTTTCCCGGTTTCGCCGAGATCGCCCGTGAGGTCGGGGCGGTGCTGGTGGCCGACATCGCGCACATCGCCGGCCTGATCGCCGGTGGCGCGCACCCCTCGCCGGTCGGCTACGCCGACGTCATCACCACCACCACGCACAAGACCCTGCGTGGTCCGCGCGGCGCAATGATCATGACGACGGCGGAGCACGCCGCCGCGATCGACAAGGCGGTCTTCCCCGGCCTCCAGGGTGGTCCGCACAACCACACCACCGCCGGCATCGCGGTAGCGCTGAAGGAGGCCGGCACCGACGACTTCCGGGCGTACGCCCACCAGGTCGTCGCCAACGCCAAGGCGCTGGCCGCCGCGCTGACCGAGCGCGGATTCGCGCTCTCCTCCGGCGGCACCGACAACCACCTGATCCTGGCCGACCTGACTCCCAAGGAGATCGGGGGCAAGCCGGCCGCGCAGGCGCTGGACCGGGCCGGCATCGAGCTGAACTACAACACCGTGCCGTACGACACGCGTAAGCCGTTCGACCCGTCCGGCATCCGGCTCGGCACTGCCGCGCTGACCACCCGAGGGCTCACCGAGGAGCAGATGCCGCAGGTGGCTGCCTGGATGGATGAGGCGATCACGGCAGCCGGCAAGAACGACGAGGCGACCCTGGAGCGGATCGCGGGCGAGGTGCGGGACCTGCTCGCGTCGTACCCGATGCCGGGCTTCGCCCGCTAG
- a CDS encoding DUF998 domain-containing protein, whose protein sequence is MTTTLTRTATPGPAPRRSGPALTRRLLACGVLAGPLFVLVFLVQGATRADYEPLRHPVSSLALGQLGWIQDVNFIAAGLLTMAFALGLRRALRPGRGATWGPLLVGCWGITLIGAGIFVTDPISGFPAGTPDQISQPTWHGILHDLVSIPGFLALPIAFVVLARRFATEKRWGWLTYSVASVIVFVAALELSNLAFAQVASLVEYGGLFQRIAVVTGFAWLTLLGVQQWRQLDRAR, encoded by the coding sequence ATGACGACGACGCTCACGCGTACCGCGACACCCGGACCGGCACCTCGCCGGTCCGGGCCGGCCCTGACCAGACGGCTCCTGGCCTGCGGAGTGCTTGCCGGCCCACTCTTCGTCCTCGTGTTCCTCGTCCAGGGGGCCACCCGGGCCGACTACGAACCGTTGCGGCATCCGGTCAGTTCGTTGGCCCTCGGTCAACTCGGGTGGATCCAGGACGTCAACTTCATCGCCGCCGGTCTGCTGACGATGGCCTTCGCCCTTGGCCTACGCCGAGCGCTTCGACCGGGCCGGGGTGCGACCTGGGGGCCGTTGCTGGTCGGCTGCTGGGGGATCACCCTGATCGGCGCGGGGATCTTCGTCACCGACCCGATCAGCGGTTTCCCGGCCGGGACACCCGACCAGATTTCGCAACCGACCTGGCACGGCATCCTGCACGATCTGGTGTCGATCCCCGGGTTCCTGGCGCTACCGATCGCCTTCGTCGTACTCGCCCGACGGTTCGCGACTGAGAAGCGATGGGGCTGGCTGACCTATTCGGTCGCCTCGGTGATCGTCTTCGTGGCCGCGCTCGAACTCTCCAACCTGGCCTTTGCCCAGGTAGCGAGCCTGGTGGAGTACGGCGGACTGTTCCAACGCATCGCCGTCGTCACCGGCTTTGCCTGGCTGACCCTGCTCGGCGTACAGCAGTGGCGACAACTGGATCGCGCACGCTAG
- a CDS encoding Clp protease N-terminal domain-containing protein → MFERFTAAARETVINARITAQQLNHAKVGTEHLLLALLSEETDIAATVLRQAGLDRAQVRSDVVRLTDGQSQILGDEDAAALRTIGIDLDAVLARIEESLGPEALAVPPPATPRRERLWPWQRASQGGESKVSKLGPGFTPRAKKTLELALREALHLRHRHIGTEHILLGLLRDDAGLSATVLAEAGVTTEALRAATLAELARQPEVGTR, encoded by the coding sequence ATGTTCGAACGATTCACCGCTGCGGCTCGTGAAACGGTGATCAACGCCCGGATCACCGCCCAGCAGTTGAACCACGCGAAGGTCGGCACCGAGCATCTCCTGTTGGCGCTGCTCTCCGAGGAGACCGACATCGCCGCCACCGTGCTGCGTCAGGCTGGCCTCGACCGGGCACAGGTCCGGTCCGACGTGGTGCGGTTGACCGATGGACAGTCGCAGATCCTCGGCGACGAGGACGCTGCCGCCCTACGGACGATCGGCATCGACCTCGACGCGGTGCTGGCGCGGATCGAGGAGTCCCTCGGGCCGGAGGCGCTGGCCGTGCCCCCGCCGGCAACGCCCCGACGCGAGCGGCTCTGGCCCTGGCAGCGCGCCAGCCAGGGTGGTGAGTCCAAGGTGTCCAAACTCGGTCCCGGGTTCACCCCACGGGCCAAGAAGACCCTCGAACTGGCGCTGCGGGAAGCCCTTCACCTGCGTCACCGGCACATCGGTACCGAACACATCCTGCTCGGCCTGCTTCGCGACGACGCCGGCCTTTCCGCCACGGTCCTCGCCGAGGCCGGCGTCACCACCGAGGCGCTCCGAGCCGCGACCCTCGCCGAGTTGGCAAGGCAACCTGAGGTCGGTACGCGATGA
- a CDS encoding helix-turn-helix domain-containing protein encodes MSDVADLATEASGADARAGLRATLALRRLAETLEAAQVANARRQGWSWQEIADALGVTRQAVHKKYAGRMPAPGPRED; translated from the coding sequence ATGAGTGATGTGGCGGATCTGGCCACGGAAGCCAGCGGCGCGGACGCCCGAGCGGGTCTACGGGCCACGCTGGCGCTGCGCCGCCTGGCGGAAACCCTGGAGGCGGCGCAGGTCGCCAACGCCAGACGACAAGGTTGGTCCTGGCAGGAGATCGCCGACGCGCTGGGGGTCACCAGACAGGCCGTTCACAAGAAGTACGCCGGTCGAATGCCGGCACCAGGCCCACGGGAGGATTGA
- a CDS encoding PH domain-containing protein, whose product MSSANTIRFRHSQAILVAAIVAFIGTLPLASARWFLVPLLLVPLAVGVWAWRAGTDADPQGLHLRALFGQRLIPWSRVVELTADPRGQAVVRLDDGSHTRLPAVRAEDLHKLVTASGQTIEDPAQ is encoded by the coding sequence GTGAGCAGCGCCAACACCATCCGCTTCCGACACAGCCAGGCGATCTTGGTAGCCGCGATCGTCGCGTTCATCGGCACCCTGCCGCTGGCCTCCGCCCGATGGTTCCTGGTCCCGCTGCTACTCGTACCACTGGCGGTCGGGGTGTGGGCCTGGCGCGCCGGCACCGACGCCGACCCACAGGGGCTGCACCTACGCGCACTGTTCGGCCAGCGACTCATCCCCTGGTCACGGGTCGTCGAACTGACCGCCGACCCGCGCGGTCAGGCCGTCGTCCGGCTCGACGACGGCAGCCACACCCGGCTGCCCGCCGTACGCGCCGAAGACCTGCACAAGCTCGTCACCGCCAGCGGCCAGACCATCGAGGATCCCGCTCAGTAG
- a CDS encoding 2-hydroxyacid dehydrogenase has protein sequence MKVWIAHERGRELLGEIPSGVAVEVVAEPARQAPDPVGVEFWVPPFLSQTESVPVAAALPDLRVVQLLSAGADVWVGRLPDGVTLCDARGVHDSSTAEWVVTAILSYLRAFPTFVRAQARGEWAPEATGELAGKRVLIVGAGSIGAAIRRRLEPFEVTLTMVARTARPAEGVYGVADLPGLLPAADVVVVIVPLTEQTRGMIDARFLAALPDGALLVNAARGPVADTEALVAELRTGRIGAAMDVTDPEPLPAGHPLWGLPNVLLTPHVGGSVSGLLPRAYRLVGAQLRRYAAGEPLVNEVVDGY, from the coding sequence GTGAAGGTCTGGATCGCCCACGAGCGGGGCCGCGAGTTGCTTGGTGAGATTCCGTCCGGGGTTGCCGTCGAGGTGGTCGCCGAGCCGGCCCGGCAGGCCCCGGACCCGGTCGGGGTCGAGTTCTGGGTGCCGCCGTTCCTGTCCCAGACGGAGTCGGTGCCGGTCGCGGCCGCCCTGCCCGACCTGCGGGTGGTCCAGTTGCTGTCGGCGGGGGCGGACGTCTGGGTCGGTCGGCTGCCCGACGGGGTGACTCTCTGCGACGCCCGAGGGGTGCACGACTCGTCGACCGCCGAGTGGGTGGTCACCGCGATCCTGTCGTACCTGCGGGCCTTCCCGACCTTCGTGCGGGCCCAGGCCCGAGGGGAGTGGGCCCCGGAGGCGACTGGCGAGCTGGCCGGTAAGCGGGTGTTGATCGTCGGGGCCGGTTCGATCGGCGCCGCGATCCGGCGTCGGCTGGAGCCGTTCGAGGTGACGCTCACGATGGTGGCGCGCACCGCCCGACCGGCCGAGGGCGTGTACGGCGTGGCCGACCTGCCAGGGCTGTTGCCGGCGGCCGACGTCGTGGTCGTCATCGTGCCGCTCACCGAGCAGACCCGGGGGATGATCGACGCCCGGTTCCTGGCCGCCCTGCCCGATGGGGCTCTGCTGGTCAACGCCGCCCGGGGTCCGGTGGCCGATACCGAGGCCCTGGTCGCCGAGTTGCGTACCGGCCGGATCGGGGCGGCGATGGACGTCACCGACCCGGAGCCGCTACCCGCCGGTCATCCGCTCTGGGGGCTGCCCAACGTGCTGCTCACCCCGCATGTCGGCGGATCGGTCTCCGGCCTGCTGCCCCGGGCGTATCGGCTGGTCGGCGCGCAGTTGCGGCGGTACGCGGCCGGCGAGCCACTGGTCAACGAGGTGGTGGACGGCTACTGA
- a CDS encoding ArnT family glycosyltransferase: MSKTATAGLTRWPSVAWLAVVFGVLGVGYRLAVLLAELPPANSDEATSGLVTMHIVQGREFPLFFYGQYYMGALESYLAVPLFALFGSSTFALRLPNLLLYAVFLVLIWQLTRRLYSPWLAAVTVGLLALGSDRILKNQLIAGGGYPEMNPIGVLLVLLAVNLGFGVVRRRWLAFAGWGLVAGLTLWDDWLILPYVGAAGLMLLLVTGVRALRGRDGLALVGGLLVGLIPIVLHNLIAAPEHRSLAIYANLSGGADASWPDRLYGGLLFGLPMSGGLCAPSQCAPWQMWWGVAYPILLVAAGVLAVRGLRRASTAVSGAAGLPLSVSDAVGSRPAVSGVAGLPLSVSDAVGSRPAVSGVAGLPLSVSDAVGSRPAVSGVAGLPLSVSDAAGSPLSVAGTVGSASAATDERVRQAGRLALVVGAALTLLAYAVSGAAGATPVESSRYLHTLLISTPAVLWPLWAVAASGRGPNPVGGGRDASRRPALTRWAALVPLVALAVTMVVATGSMIAKAPELARVAEERRELVATLDRLGVNRFYSEYWTCNNLTFMTEERLVCAVIRDDLRVGWDRYLPYREQVRRAERPAYVLPAGTPLSGAVAGYLRDSAVPVTVTRVAGYDIYQPAGPVDLPLG; the protein is encoded by the coding sequence GTGTCCAAGACTGCGACGGCTGGTCTTACCCGGTGGCCTTCTGTTGCCTGGCTCGCGGTGGTGTTCGGCGTGCTCGGCGTCGGTTACCGACTGGCCGTGCTCCTCGCCGAACTACCCCCGGCCAACAGCGACGAGGCGACCAGCGGGCTGGTCACCATGCACATCGTGCAGGGGCGGGAGTTTCCACTTTTCTTCTACGGCCAGTACTACATGGGGGCTCTGGAGTCGTACCTGGCGGTGCCGCTCTTCGCCCTCTTCGGATCGTCCACTTTCGCACTACGCCTGCCCAACCTGCTGCTCTACGCCGTCTTCCTGGTGTTGATCTGGCAGCTGACCCGGCGGCTCTACAGCCCGTGGCTGGCGGCGGTCACGGTGGGTCTGCTCGCCCTCGGCTCCGACCGCATCCTGAAGAACCAGCTCATCGCCGGGGGCGGCTACCCGGAGATGAACCCGATCGGGGTGCTGCTGGTGCTGCTGGCGGTCAACCTCGGGTTCGGGGTGGTACGCCGCCGGTGGCTTGCCTTCGCCGGATGGGGGCTCGTCGCCGGCCTCACCCTCTGGGACGACTGGCTGATCCTGCCGTACGTCGGCGCGGCCGGCCTGATGCTGCTGCTGGTCACCGGGGTACGGGCGCTGCGGGGCCGGGACGGCCTGGCGCTCGTCGGCGGTCTGCTGGTCGGGCTGATCCCGATCGTGCTGCACAACCTGATCGCCGCCCCGGAGCACCGCTCCCTGGCCATCTACGCCAACCTCAGCGGCGGCGCGGACGCGTCCTGGCCGGACCGCCTCTACGGTGGGCTTCTCTTCGGCCTGCCGATGAGCGGCGGACTGTGCGCCCCGAGCCAGTGTGCGCCCTGGCAGATGTGGTGGGGCGTCGCCTATCCGATCCTGCTGGTCGCGGCCGGGGTGCTCGCGGTCCGGGGACTGCGCCGGGCTTCGACGGCGGTGTCCGGCGCAGCCGGATTGCCGCTGTCGGTGTCTGATGCGGTTGGGTCGCGGCCGGCGGTGTCCGGCGTAGCCGGATTGCCGCTGTCGGTGTCTGATGCGGTTGGGTCGCGGCCGGCGGTGTCCGGCGTAGCCGGATTGCCGCTGTCGGTGTCTGATGCGGTTGGGTCGCGGCCGGCGGTGTCCGGCGTAGCCGGATTGCCGCTGTCGGTGTCTGATGCGGCTGGGTCGCCGCTGTCGGTGGCCGGCACAGTCGGATCGGCATCGGCCGCGACCGACGAGCGGGTCCGGCAGGCCGGGCGGCTCGCCCTGGTCGTCGGGGCTGCGCTGACCCTGCTCGCGTACGCCGTCAGCGGTGCCGCCGGCGCCACGCCGGTGGAGAGTTCCCGCTATCTGCACACGCTGTTGATCTCCACCCCGGCAGTGCTCTGGCCGCTGTGGGCGGTGGCGGCTTCCGGTCGTGGCCCGAATCCGGTCGGGGGCGGCCGGGATGCGTCGCGGCGTCCCGCACTGACCCGGTGGGCCGCTCTGGTCCCGCTGGTGGCGTTGGCGGTGACCATGGTGGTGGCCACCGGCTCGATGATCGCCAAGGCGCCGGAGTTGGCTCGGGTGGCCGAGGAACGGCGGGAGTTGGTGGCGACCCTCGACCGGCTCGGTGTCAACCGCTTCTACAGCGAGTACTGGACCTGCAACAACCTCACCTTCATGACCGAGGAACGGCTGGTCTGCGCGGTGATCCGCGACGACCTACGGGTTGGTTGGGACCGCTACCTGCCGTACCGGGAGCAGGTCCGGCGTGCCGAGCGCCCCGCCTATGTGCTGCCGGCCGGTACGCCGTTGAGCGGGGCGGTCGCTGGGTATCTGCGCGACAGTGCCGTCCCGGTCACCGTGACCCGAGTCGCTGGCTACGACATCTACCAGCCGGCCGGGCCGGTCGACCTGCCGCTCGGTTGA
- a CDS encoding PQQ-dependent sugar dehydrogenase — protein MSLRPPYPRPTRTRAAVALCAAVVLATGGCAFGEPEPDPAGEPPRFPTPSVSPSQGGGVDQQVAATVLAKGLRVPWGIGFLPDGGALVTERDTAKILKVGPESGPDGLKVTTVQTLDVVDAAGEGGLLGLAVSPDYAKDQTIFVYYSTRQDNRIAKLTLGAAPTPIVTGIPRSGIHNGGRLAFGPDGFLYATTGDASDRGLSQDVKSLAGKILRITKDGKPAPGNPFPNSPVWSLGHRNPQGIAWDTSKRMYAAEFGQNTWDEINQIEPGKNYGWPEVEGPGRNPDSRFVDPIVNWQTGDASCSGLAAVERLLVTACLRGERVWLVELTASGGVLGQPRALLTEKYGRLRTAVVAPDGSLWVSTSNHDGRGQPSPEDDRIIRLVFSGGGAGKS, from the coding sequence GTGAGCCTTCGTCCTCCGTACCCCCGGCCCACCCGTACCCGGGCGGCGGTCGCGCTCTGCGCGGCGGTCGTCCTCGCGACCGGCGGTTGTGCCTTCGGCGAGCCTGAGCCCGACCCCGCCGGCGAACCTCCGAGATTTCCCACCCCGTCCGTGTCGCCCAGCCAGGGCGGTGGCGTCGACCAGCAGGTGGCGGCGACGGTGCTGGCCAAGGGGCTGCGGGTGCCCTGGGGCATCGGCTTCCTGCCCGACGGCGGGGCGCTGGTCACCGAGCGGGACACCGCCAAGATCCTGAAGGTCGGCCCGGAGTCCGGGCCGGACGGGCTCAAGGTGACCACGGTGCAGACCCTGGACGTGGTCGACGCGGCCGGTGAGGGGGGCCTGCTCGGGCTCGCCGTCTCGCCGGACTACGCGAAGGACCAGACGATCTTCGTCTACTACTCGACCCGGCAGGACAACCGCATCGCCAAGCTGACGCTGGGCGCAGCCCCGACCCCGATCGTCACCGGCATCCCGCGCTCCGGCATCCACAACGGGGGACGGCTCGCGTTCGGCCCGGACGGGTTCCTCTACGCCACCACCGGGGACGCTTCCGACCGGGGCCTGTCGCAGGACGTCAAGAGCCTCGCCGGCAAGATCCTGCGGATCACGAAGGACGGCAAGCCGGCCCCGGGCAACCCCTTCCCCAACTCGCCGGTCTGGTCGCTGGGGCATCGCAACCCGCAGGGCATCGCCTGGGACACCAGCAAGCGGATGTACGCCGCGGAGTTCGGGCAGAACACCTGGGACGAGATCAACCAGATCGAGCCGGGCAAGAACTACGGTTGGCCCGAGGTGGAGGGGCCCGGCAGGAACCCGGATTCCCGCTTCGTCGACCCGATCGTCAACTGGCAGACCGGGGACGCCTCCTGCTCCGGCCTGGCCGCCGTCGAACGTCTCCTCGTCACCGCGTGTCTACGGGGCGAACGGGTGTGGCTGGTGGAACTCACCGCCTCGGGCGGTGTCCTCGGTCAGCCCCGGGCGCTGCTCACCGAAAAGTACGGGCGGCTACGCACCGCCGTCGTCGCCCCGGACGGCTCGCTCTGGGTCTCCACCTCCAACCACGACGGGCGGGGCCAGCCCAGCCCGGAGGACGACCGGATCATCCGGCTGGTCTTCTCCGGCGGCGGAGCCGGCAAGAGCTGA